One Spea bombifrons isolate aSpeBom1 chromosome 1, aSpeBom1.2.pri, whole genome shotgun sequence DNA window includes the following coding sequences:
- the CCNA2 gene encoding cyclin-A2, which yields MADNLLRHENQENMQPRKPGGVQHVPPKGRTVLGVLQGNQRARVQPKVTKSIGLQPSQVLSVHNHLGINDENYGNVPAGKVQNKQPSFAIHVDEPDCANRKKPVTRKADLGESLCPLNSVVMSLGTRQPLAPLQLSMETSFDSPMDMSIVDEEKSTGPKAFPDYTTEIHTYLREMEVKCKPKSGYMLKQPDITNNMRAILVDWLVEVGEEYKLQNETLYLAVNYIDRFLSSMSVLRGKLQLVGTAAMLLASKFEEIYPPEVAEFVYITDDTYTKKQVLKMEHLVLKVLSFDLAAPTILQYLNHYFQSHPVSQKTESLCMYLGELSLIDSDPFLRYLPSVIAASAFVIANYTINYETWPESLVELTSYTLESLKPCILDLYKSYVSAANHQQQAVREKYKHSKYHGVSVMDPPETLSIFL from the exons ATGGCGGATAATTTGTTGCGGCACGAAAACCAGGAGAATATGCAGCCCCGGAAACCTGGAGGTGTTCAACATGTTCCGCCGAAAGGCCGCACCGTGTTGGGGGTGCTGCAGGGTAACCAGCGTGCCCGTGTGCAACCGAAGGTGACCAAAAGCATTGGGCTTCAGCCATCTCAG gttctCTCTGTGCACAATCACCTGGGTATCAACGATGAAAACTATGGCAATGTCCCAGCTGGCAAAGTGCAAAACAAGCAGCCATCATTCGCCATACACGTTGATGAGCCAGACTGTGCCAACCGAAAGAAACCGGTCACCAGAAAAGCTGATCTGGGTGAAAGCCTCTGTCCCCTTAACTCTGTGGTAATGTCTCTAGGAACTAGACAGCCATTGGCGCCACTACAGCTCTCAATGGAAACAAGCTTTG ATTCTCCTATGGACATGTCAATTGTGGATGAAGAGAAATCAACAGGACCCAAGGCATTTCCTGACTACACCACTGAAATTCATACTTATCTTAGAGAAATGGAG GTCAAATGTAAACCCAAATCAGGCTACATGCTCAAACAACCTGACATAACAAATAACATGAGGGCAATCCTTGTTGACTGGCTGGTTGAAGTTGGTGAAGAGTATAAGCTACAGAATGAAACCCTGTATCTGGCTGTAAACTACATCGATAGGTTTCTTTCCTCAATGTCTGTTCTTAGAGGGAAGCTCCAGCTAGTCGGTACAGCAGCTATGCTACTAGCTTC caaATTTGAAGAGATCTACCCACCCGAAGTGGCAGAGTTTGTTTACATCACAGATGATACGTATACCAAGAAGCAGGTTCTAAAAATGGAACACTTGGTGCTGAAAGTTCTTTCCTTTGACCTTGCTGCTCCAACAATCTTACAATACCTCAACCATTACTTCCAATCTCATCCAGTGTCTCAAAAAACAGAAAGCTTATGCATG TACCTGGGTGAGCTAAGCTTGATTGATTCTGATCCTTTCCTCCGGTACCTGCCATCGGTTATTGCTGCTTCAGCCTTTGTTATAGCAAATTACACAATCAACTATGAAACTTGG CCGGAATCACTGGTTGAGTTAACAAGCTACACTCTGGAAAGCCTTAAGCCTTGTATTTTGGATCTCTACAAGAGCTACGTTTCTGCAGCAAACCACCAACAGCAGGCTGTTCGAGAGAAATACAAGCATTCAAA GTATCATGGTGTATCTGTTATGGATCCTCCTGAGACGCTGTCTATATTCTTATAA